In Streptomyces sp. NBC_00414, a single window of DNA contains:
- a CDS encoding tyrosinase family oxidase copper chaperone produces the protein MYRRGGGVRVGVGNGSRRDVLRGLLAAAVAAVLAPLVTASRPSREPAGSGAGFDAGFEAEFADGFDEMYGGCRIRGCKEEEQEKEVAADGVRSAGLARTAAAGSWRVTVDDRPLHLMRRADGGYLTMIDHYQSYPTPLAAARAAVDELGGTLRLRATAAEAEPGEGHGHGVHA, from the coding sequence ATGTATCGGAGGGGTGGGGGAGTGCGGGTGGGAGTGGGGAACGGTTCGCGGCGTGACGTCCTGAGAGGGCTGCTCGCCGCGGCCGTGGCCGCCGTCCTGGCGCCGCTCGTCACGGCGTCGAGGCCGTCGCGCGAACCGGCCGGGTCCGGGGCCGGGTTCGATGCCGGGTTCGAGGCGGAGTTCGCGGACGGCTTCGACGAGATGTACGGCGGCTGCCGGATCCGTGGCTGCAAGGAGGAGGAGCAGGAGAAGGAGGTGGCGGCGGACGGTGTGCGGTCGGCCGGGCTCGCGCGAACGGCCGCCGCCGGATCGTGGCGGGTCACGGTGGACGACCGGCCGCTGCACCTCATGCGGCGCGCCGACGGCGGCTATCTGACGATGATCGACCACTACCAGTCGTACCCGACGCCGCTGGCCGCCGCCCGCGCGGCCGTGGACGAACTGGGCGGCACACTGCGGCTGCGCGCGACCGCCGCGGAGGCGGAGCCGGGGGAGGGGCACGGACATGGCGTACACGCGTAA
- a CDS encoding tyrosinase family protein has product MAYTRKNVSALTRTEKRRLVGAFLEIKRTGEYDEFVRVHIDHYVSDGEDGLRAAHMTPSFLPWHRQFLLDLERALRRVDSAVSVPYWDWTKDRTPAASLWGEDLLGGNGRRSDHQVTTGPFARRHKKWVVKESMTDGDYLTRDFGRPRDPLALPTAGELAKALDDPVYDAEPWDSTSDRGFRNKLEGWGTGRGNDAWRNHNRVHRWVGGHMLGGASVNDPVFWLHHSFVDLLWTRWQKRHQGARYLPKSPPELGNRQYGRIVARHEEMPPWGVTPDQMEDHSRIYRYV; this is encoded by the coding sequence ATGGCGTACACGCGTAAGAACGTGAGCGCGCTGACACGTACGGAGAAGCGCAGGCTCGTCGGCGCGTTCCTGGAGATCAAACGCACCGGCGAGTACGACGAATTCGTCCGCGTGCACATCGACCACTACGTGTCGGACGGCGAGGACGGGCTGCGCGCGGCCCATATGACCCCCTCGTTCCTGCCCTGGCACCGGCAGTTCCTGCTGGACCTGGAGCGGGCGCTGCGCCGGGTGGACTCCGCGGTGTCCGTGCCGTACTGGGACTGGACGAAGGACCGCACTCCCGCCGCCTCGCTGTGGGGGGAGGACCTGCTCGGGGGCAACGGGCGCCGGTCCGACCACCAGGTGACGACCGGTCCGTTCGCGCGCCGGCACAAGAAGTGGGTCGTCAAGGAGTCGATGACCGACGGCGACTACCTCACGCGTGACTTCGGCAGGCCCCGCGATCCGCTCGCGCTGCCCACCGCGGGCGAGCTCGCCAAGGCCCTCGACGACCCCGTGTACGACGCGGAGCCCTGGGACTCCACCTCGGACCGCGGCTTCCGCAACAAGCTGGAGGGGTGGGGGACCGGCCGGGGCAACGACGCCTGGCGCAACCACAACCGCGTCCACCGCTGGGTCGGCGGGCACATGCTGGGCGGGGCCTCCGTCAACGACCCCGTCTTCTGGCTGCACCACTCCTTCGTGGACCTGCTCTGGACGCGCTGGCAGAAGCGGCACCAGGGCGCGCGGTACCTGCCCAAGTCACCGCCGGAACTCGGGAACCGGCAGTACGGGCGGATCGTCGCGCGGCACGAGGAGATGCCGCCGTGGGGCGTGACCCCGGACCAGATGGAGGACCACAGCCGGATCTACCGGTACGTGTGA
- a CDS encoding chaplin encodes MSRIAKAAVVALGTGAVVLSGAGLAMADADAAGTAVGSPGVASGNVVQVPIHIPVNLCGNTVNVIALLNPAFGNQCANIDDTHEGYGR; translated from the coding sequence ATGTCTCGCATCGCGAAGGCAGCCGTTGTCGCTCTTGGCACGGGTGCCGTTGTGCTCAGTGGTGCCGGTCTGGCCATGGCGGACGCGGACGCCGCGGGCACGGCCGTCGGCTCGCCCGGCGTGGCGTCGGGCAATGTCGTCCAGGTTCCGATCCACATCCCGGTCAACCTCTGCGGCAACACCGTGAACGTCATCGCCCTGCTGAACCCGGCGTTCGGCAACCAGTGCGCGAACATCGACGACACCCACGAGGGTTACGGCCGCTGA
- a CDS encoding serine/threonine-protein kinase gives MNAPGDMIDGRFELIGRLGSGGMGTVWRARDSVLHREVALKAVRPDAAASEAVRERVLREARALARVSHPNVVMIHHIVDDDPHPWLVMELVEGVSLQERLADGPLSPTEAARLGRQVLGALRAADAAGVQHRDVKPANILLRADGSAVLTDFGIAALQGSTALTATGELIGSPEYIAPERIRGNDDDPASDLWSLGLVLYVCVEGVSPLRRGTTLGTLAAVLDEAVPPPVRSGPLAPVLQALLVRDPAARPDAAQLDAMLAQVESGTTPDWALPTATAPVPPGLSTPPPHILGTPPLYGDPSGHSGSSTPGGPAPAEHPSVQPVVQASEQPTRVEGRRSSGRGGRTALVATVALVVVALATATTALVLTLGDPDGNDGRKDGARGRGDSAATPSSKRTPTPSAKPSSADSSPSPSPSKETAGPPPASGGQWIAQLFSEPVGSGTAARDRRLAAVRKSVPEAVYLRSDDYASLRPGYWVVYAPGPFTDGRAALAFCDERGRTTPTACVGRYLSTSADDSDLQCRPPAANPTGLCTRP, from the coding sequence ATGAACGCACCGGGGGACATGATCGACGGTCGGTTCGAGCTGATCGGGCGGCTCGGCAGCGGCGGTATGGGGACGGTGTGGCGGGCGCGGGACAGCGTGCTGCACCGGGAGGTCGCCCTCAAGGCCGTACGGCCTGACGCGGCGGCCTCCGAAGCCGTCCGCGAGCGGGTGCTGCGGGAGGCTCGGGCGCTGGCCCGGGTCAGTCACCCGAACGTGGTGATGATCCATCACATCGTGGACGACGACCCCCACCCCTGGCTCGTGATGGAACTGGTGGAAGGCGTCTCCCTCCAGGAGCGGCTCGCCGACGGCCCGTTGTCGCCCACGGAGGCCGCCCGCCTGGGCCGCCAGGTGCTCGGCGCCCTGCGCGCCGCCGACGCGGCCGGGGTCCAGCACCGGGACGTCAAACCCGCCAACATCCTGCTGCGCGCCGACGGCTCCGCCGTGCTCACCGACTTCGGCATCGCGGCGCTCCAGGGGTCCACCGCGCTGACGGCGACCGGCGAACTCATCGGCTCGCCCGAGTACATCGCCCCCGAGCGGATCCGCGGCAACGACGACGACCCGGCGTCCGACCTCTGGTCCCTGGGGCTCGTCCTGTACGTGTGCGTCGAGGGCGTCAGTCCGCTGCGCCGCGGGACGACCCTCGGCACCCTGGCCGCCGTCCTCGACGAGGCCGTACCCCCGCCGGTGCGCTCCGGCCCGCTCGCACCCGTACTCCAGGCCCTGCTCGTGCGGGACCCGGCGGCCCGGCCCGACGCGGCGCAGCTGGACGCGATGCTGGCTCAGGTCGAGTCGGGTACGACGCCGGACTGGGCGCTGCCGACGGCGACCGCTCCGGTGCCGCCCGGCCTCTCGACGCCGCCGCCCCACATCCTGGGCACCCCACCCCTGTACGGCGACCCCAGCGGCCACAGTGGCTCCAGTACCCCCGGTGGCCCCGCGCCCGCCGAACACCCCTCCGTGCAGCCCGTCGTACAGGCGTCCGAGCAGCCGACGCGCGTCGAGGGCCGGCGCTCGTCCGGGCGCGGCGGGCGCACCGCGCTCGTCGCCACCGTCGCCCTCGTCGTGGTCGCCCTCGCGACGGCCACGACCGCTCTGGTGCTCACCCTCGGCGACCCGGACGGCAACGACGGCAGGAAGGACGGCGCCAGGGGAAGGGGCGACTCCGCCGCCACGCCGTCCTCGAAGCGGACTCCGACTCCCTCGGCCAAGCCGTCGTCCGCGGACTCCTCCCCGTCGCCGTCACCGTCGAAGGAGACGGCCGGCCCGCCACCCGCCTCCGGGGGCCAGTGGATCGCCCAGCTCTTCTCCGAACCGGTCGGCTCCGGCACCGCCGCCCGGGACCGGCGGCTCGCCGCCGTCCGGAAGTCCGTCCCCGAGGCCGTCTACCTCCGCAGCGACGACTACGCGTCCCTGCGCCCGGGCTACTGGGTCGTCTACGCCCCGGGCCCGTTCACCGACGGCCGTGCCGCCCTGGCCTTCTGCGACGAACGCGGCAGGACCACGCCGACCGCCTGCGTCGGCCGGTACCTGAGCACGAGCGCGGACGACTCCGACCTCCAGTGCCGTCCCCCGGCCGCCAACCCCACGGGCCTCTGCACCCGCCCGTGA
- a CDS encoding VOC family protein, with the protein MTSIKKFQVTFDCAEPERLARFWCEVLGYVVPPPPEGFATWDDYKNSQPPEQRDSWFACGDPSGVGPRLYFQRVPEGKAAKNRLHLDVRVGTGLVGEERLAALEAECARLVPLGAIHVRTLYDGTDSCIPMQDIEGNEFCID; encoded by the coding sequence ATGACGTCCATCAAGAAGTTCCAAGTCACCTTCGACTGCGCGGAACCTGAGCGCCTCGCCCGTTTCTGGTGCGAGGTGTTGGGGTACGTCGTGCCGCCGCCACCGGAGGGGTTCGCCACATGGGACGACTACAAGAACTCACAGCCGCCCGAGCAGCGGGATTCATGGTTCGCCTGCGGTGACCCCTCAGGTGTGGGCCCGCGGCTGTACTTCCAGCGCGTCCCCGAGGGGAAGGCCGCCAAGAACCGGCTGCACCTCGACGTGCGGGTCGGCACCGGACTCGTGGGCGAAGAGCGCCTCGCCGCACTGGAGGCCGAATGCGCGCGGCTGGTCCCGCTCGGCGCGATACACGTGCGAACGCTGTACGACGGCACCGACTCGTGCATCCCGATGCAGGACATCGAGGGCAACGAGTTCTGCATCGACTGA
- a CDS encoding dynamin family protein, with amino-acid sequence MVTLDVRPQLLDALSALRDRVAAARFPLPLTGAPRARANRDELLAQLDDYLVPRLREPEAPLLAVIGGSTGAGKSTLVNSLVGRRVSEAGVLRPTTRTPVLVCHPEDHHWFSGMRVLPDLTRVWMPQQDVDDDPLLPGEDGMRVLRIETADTLPRGLALLDAPDIDSLVAGNRVLAAELMCAADIWVMVTTAARYADAVPWHLLRTAKEHDATLVTVLDRVPHQVVSEVSRQFGALLTKAGLGDVPRFTVPELPESAWGGGLLPATAVAPLRAWLAQQAQDPGARHQAMARTAYGALDSLKSRMPELASAAAAQYAAALRLTAAVDGAYDSEYTRLRGRLQAGAVLAGGALKRWRSYPLDCSAGELLDALVESLAALLLCAVTAADERIDEAWRREPASCAPGLTDRVPALESAEHRIGMAARRWRRMLEEYAEDEVRALEKSVAPDPEVVAALVATALLGGRRARSAGEGLAERIGAHGALRLRDKGGRLLTDYLDKALHSERERRLAPLDALDVHPEPQAELIAALSVLQKER; translated from the coding sequence GTGGTGACCTTGGACGTACGGCCCCAGCTGCTCGACGCACTCTCCGCCTTGCGCGACCGTGTCGCCGCCGCACGCTTCCCGCTGCCCCTCACGGGGGCTCCCCGCGCGCGTGCCAACCGCGACGAACTGCTCGCGCAACTCGACGACTATCTCGTGCCCCGGTTGAGAGAACCCGAAGCACCCTTGCTCGCCGTGATCGGAGGATCGACCGGGGCGGGCAAGTCGACGCTGGTCAACTCCCTTGTGGGGCGGCGGGTCAGCGAGGCCGGGGTGCTCCGGCCCACGACGCGTACTCCGGTGCTCGTGTGCCACCCGGAGGACCATCACTGGTTCAGCGGGATGCGCGTACTGCCCGACCTCACGCGCGTGTGGATGCCCCAACAGGACGTCGACGACGATCCGCTGCTGCCCGGCGAGGACGGCATGCGCGTCCTGCGCATCGAGACCGCGGACACCCTTCCCCGGGGGCTCGCGCTCCTCGACGCGCCCGACATCGACTCCCTGGTGGCCGGCAACCGGGTGCTTGCCGCCGAACTCATGTGCGCGGCGGACATCTGGGTGATGGTCACCACGGCGGCACGGTACGCCGACGCGGTGCCGTGGCATCTGCTGCGTACCGCCAAGGAGCATGACGCCACCCTCGTCACCGTGCTCGACCGGGTGCCCCACCAGGTGGTGTCCGAGGTCTCGCGTCAGTTCGGCGCGCTCCTGACCAAGGCGGGACTCGGCGATGTGCCCCGCTTCACCGTGCCCGAACTGCCCGAGTCCGCCTGGGGCGGGGGCCTGCTTCCGGCCACCGCCGTGGCGCCCCTGCGCGCCTGGCTGGCCCAGCAGGCCCAGGACCCGGGCGCCCGGCACCAGGCGATGGCGCGCACCGCGTACGGGGCGCTCGACTCGCTCAAGTCGCGTATGCCCGAGCTCGCCAGTGCGGCCGCGGCCCAGTACGCCGCCGCGCTGCGCCTCACCGCGGCCGTCGACGGGGCGTACGACAGCGAGTACACGCGTCTGCGGGGCCGTCTGCAGGCCGGGGCGGTCCTGGCCGGGGGCGCGCTCAAACGGTGGCGCAGCTACCCGCTGGACTGCAGCGCCGGTGAACTGCTCGACGCGCTGGTCGAGAGCCTGGCCGCACTCCTGCTGTGCGCCGTCACCGCGGCCGACGAGCGCATCGACGAGGCGTGGCGGCGTGAACCCGCCTCGTGCGCCCCGGGGCTGACGGACCGCGTTCCTGCGCTGGAGAGCGCCGAGCACCGCATCGGGATGGCGGCTCGGCGCTGGCGCCGGATGCTTGAGGAGTACGCGGAGGACGAGGTGCGTGCCCTGGAGAAGAGCGTCGCGCCGGACCCCGAGGTGGTGGCCGCGCTGGTCGCCACCGCGCTCCTGGGCGGCCGGCGGGCGCGGTCCGCGGGCGAGGGGCTCGCCGAGCGGATCGGCGCGCACGGCGCGCTGCGGCTGCGCGACAAGGGCGGCCGACTGCTCACCGACTACCTCGACAAGGCGCTGCACAGCGAACGGGAGCGGCGGCTCGCACCGCTCGACGCGCTCGACGTACACCCCGAACCCCAGGCCGAACTCATCGCCGCGCTGTCGGTACTGCAGAAGGAGAGGTGA
- a CDS encoding YfjP family GTPase, with amino-acid sequence MTAVTDHTDHADQPGDDDEERQQGETRQHGEGRQEREREGRRGREGRQERGHARVGDDSVTETGTGLGDARKDPRDARRKGPGREIVRKEKGDRGPDGAADVGVEAAVTGGKGAADAACSKEAADLGDSADSVGAWDDGLIARRVSATAEGQVRPVQETAVETRPPAVAPLAYDGPLRSRLDALRELVGLSRTRLDSGTLAEAGQVLDEAAARRRLSGQHTVVAIAGATGSGKSQLFNALAGVAISETGVRRPTTAAPIACSWSDGAAGLIDRLGIPGRLRRRPLQSAEAEAQLRGLVLVDLPDHDSAAVQHREHVDRILALVDAVIWVVDPEKYADAVLHERYLRPMAGHAEVTFVVLNQVDRLPGEAADQVLDDLRRLLDEDGIALGEYGEPGATVLALSALTGEGIGELREVLGHFVAERGAAARRISADMDAAAVRLWPVYANRRQAGLSEEAREEFADRLADAVGATAAGEAAERAWRRNANRACGTPWLRLWRWYEDRREPSTGRLSVRTYDDEEATARQRVEQAVRTVAEQAADALPAPWAQAVREAAVRGSQGLCEALDELAVRAGTPVGRPPRPGWWPAAVLAQASMTVLQVVGGLWLLAQVIGFMSPNLGVPVLLMVIGIVGGPGVEWACRLAANGPARRYGFEAERRLREAASGCGRARVLDPVAAELLRYREVREQFLRVTGVGVSAG; translated from the coding sequence GTGACCGCCGTAACGGACCACACGGATCACGCGGACCAGCCGGGAGACGACGACGAGGAGCGTCAGCAAGGGGAGACGCGTCAGCACGGGGAGGGGCGTCAGGAACGGGAACGGGAGGGGCGTCGAGGACGGGAAGGGCGTCAGGAACGTGGGCACGCGCGCGTGGGGGACGATTCCGTGACCGAGACTGGGACCGGCCTTGGGGACGCCCGCAAGGACCCGAGAGACGCGCGCAGGAAGGGTCCCGGCAGGGAGATCGTCCGCAAGGAGAAGGGCGATCGCGGTCCCGACGGCGCGGCGGACGTGGGCGTGGAGGCCGCCGTCACCGGCGGCAAGGGAGCCGCTGACGCCGCCTGTAGTAAGGAGGCCGCGGATCTGGGGGACTCGGCGGACTCGGTGGGTGCCTGGGACGACGGGCTGATCGCACGGCGCGTGTCGGCCACGGCCGAGGGGCAGGTCAGGCCCGTACAGGAGACTGCCGTGGAGACCAGGCCGCCCGCGGTGGCTCCCCTCGCGTACGACGGGCCGCTGCGGTCCCGTCTCGACGCGCTGCGTGAACTGGTGGGGCTCTCCCGGACGCGGCTCGACAGCGGGACCCTGGCCGAGGCGGGACAGGTCCTGGACGAGGCCGCCGCGCGGCGCCGGCTCTCGGGGCAGCACACCGTGGTCGCCATCGCGGGCGCCACAGGCAGCGGCAAGTCGCAGCTCTTCAACGCGCTCGCCGGAGTGGCCATCTCGGAGACCGGGGTACGCAGGCCGACGACCGCCGCGCCCATCGCGTGCAGTTGGAGCGACGGCGCGGCCGGACTCATCGACCGGCTCGGCATTCCCGGGCGGTTGCGCCGCAGGCCGCTGCAGAGCGCCGAGGCGGAGGCGCAGTTGCGCGGGCTCGTCCTGGTGGACCTGCCCGACCACGACTCGGCGGCCGTCCAGCACCGGGAGCACGTGGACCGGATCCTCGCGCTCGTGGACGCCGTCATCTGGGTGGTCGACCCGGAGAAATACGCCGACGCAGTACTTCATGAGCGCTATCTGCGGCCCATGGCGGGCCACGCGGAAGTCACCTTCGTGGTCCTCAACCAGGTCGACCGGCTGCCCGGAGAAGCCGCCGACCAGGTCCTCGACGACCTGCGGCGGCTGCTCGACGAGGACGGGATCGCGCTCGGCGAGTACGGCGAGCCGGGCGCGACCGTTCTCGCGCTGTCAGCGCTCACCGGGGAGGGCATCGGGGAACTGCGCGAGGTGCTCGGTCACTTCGTGGCCGAGCGGGGCGCCGCGGCCCGCCGGATCTCCGCCGACATGGACGCGGCCGCGGTGCGCCTGTGGCCCGTCTACGCCAACCGGCGGCAGGCCGGGCTCAGCGAGGAGGCGCGCGAGGAGTTCGCCGACCGGCTCGCCGACGCGGTCGGCGCCACGGCGGCGGGCGAGGCCGCCGAGCGCGCCTGGCGCCGCAACGCCAACCGCGCGTGCGGCACGCCCTGGCTGCGGCTGTGGCGCTGGTACGAGGACCGGCGCGAACCCTCGACGGGGCGGCTGTCCGTACGGACGTACGACGACGAGGAGGCCACGGCGCGGCAGCGCGTCGAGCAGGCGGTGCGCACGGTGGCCGAGCAGGCCGCCGACGCGCTGCCCGCGCCCTGGGCCCAGGCGGTGCGTGAAGCGGCCGTACGAGGGTCGCAGGGGCTGTGCGAGGCCCTGGACGAACTGGCGGTACGGGCCGGGACACCGGTCGGGCGGCCGCCGCGGCCGGGCTGGTGGCCGGCAGCCGTACTCGCGCAGGCGTCCATGACCGTCCTTCAGGTCGTCGGCGGACTGTGGCTGTTGGCCCAGGTCATCGGCTTCATGTCGCCGAACCTCGGCGTGCCCGTGCTGCTGATGGTCATCGGCATCGTGGGCGGCCCGGGTGTCGAGTGGGCCTGCAGACTCGCCGCGAACGGGCCTGCGCGGAGGTACGGGTTCGAGGCGGAACGGAGACTGCGGGAGGCGGCGTCGGGCTGCGGCCGGGCCCGGGTCCTCGATCCCGTGGCGGCGGAGCTGCTGCGGTACCGGGAGGTGCGGGAGCAGTTCCTGCGGGTCACGGGGGTCGGGGTCTCGGCGGGGTGA
- a CDS encoding single-stranded DNA-binding protein produces MNETTVCVVGNVATQPVFRETAAGSSARFRLAVTQRFWDREKNAWRDGHTNFFTVWANRALAANVQASVSLGEPLMVRGRLKIRSEQRDGQSWTGADIEASAIGHDLARGTAAFRRTLRGDPASDQVSDQVLDPASDPASGRTSGQASGQTPDQTSDQVPGRSPNTSVRPEPSWETEPAERVDAAARQRQEPALVT; encoded by the coding sequence ATGAACGAGACGACGGTGTGCGTGGTGGGGAACGTGGCTACACAGCCCGTGTTCCGGGAGACGGCGGCGGGTTCGTCGGCGAGGTTCCGGCTGGCGGTCACACAGCGGTTCTGGGACCGGGAGAAGAACGCGTGGCGGGACGGGCACACCAACTTCTTCACGGTGTGGGCCAATCGGGCGCTCGCGGCGAACGTGCAGGCATCCGTGTCGCTGGGCGAGCCGCTCATGGTGCGAGGCAGGTTGAAGATCCGCTCCGAGCAGCGCGACGGACAGTCGTGGACGGGCGCGGACATCGAGGCCTCGGCGATCGGACACGACCTGGCGCGCGGCACGGCGGCGTTCCGGCGGACGCTCAGGGGCGATCCGGCGTCGGATCAGGTATCGGATCAGGTACTGGATCCGGCATCAGACCCGGCGTCGGGTCGGACGTCAGGTCAGGCGTCGGGTCAGACGCCGGACCAGACGTCGGATCAGGTTCCCGGTCGGTCGCCGAACACGTCGGTCCGGCCGGAGCCGAGTTGGGAGACGGAGCCGGCCGAGCGGGTCGACGCGGCGGCCCGACAACGGCAGGAACCGGCCCTGGTGACGTGA
- a CDS encoding TQXA domain-containing protein, with translation MLSTFSAPSVHGRGAAAARLAAVALVSGLVAVSAVATAGAAVADELPLSQGGATATIGGLKTSGPAVIHEEGGDKQVSAGLFEMSVDNGGTLQTYCVDIYSPTQKDAKYQETPWSGTSLNGNPDAGRIRWILQNSYPQVNDLAALAAKAGASGLTQQDAAAGTQVAIWRYSDDADVDAVDPQAEKLADYLQRSARDLAEPAASLELDPPAVSGHPGELLGPVTVRTNAAAVTVTPLADATSGVKVVGRDGKEITSAADGSELFFDVAEDAADGSAALTVQASTTVPVGRAFASETRSQTQILAGSSESTVSAAATANWAAAGAIPALSAEKNCAEGGLDVTAVNEGDEAFTFELMGAEHTVEAGASQTVTVPLQEDQPYDFTVEGPGGYEKRFQGVLDCRTQSGAAADETVRTLNEPSPATVGGTSATTTDLAETGASSATPVIAGIAIGLVLIGGAAVLFVRKKKTPTQD, from the coding sequence GTGCTTTCTACGTTCTCTGCGCCGTCCGTGCACGGGCGAGGTGCCGCTGCCGCCCGCCTGGCCGCGGTGGCGCTCGTGTCCGGGCTCGTCGCCGTGAGCGCCGTGGCCACCGCCGGTGCGGCCGTCGCGGACGAACTCCCTCTCAGCCAGGGCGGCGCGACCGCCACCATAGGCGGCCTGAAGACGTCCGGGCCCGCGGTCATCCACGAGGAGGGCGGGGACAAGCAGGTCTCCGCGGGACTCTTCGAGATGTCCGTCGACAACGGCGGCACCCTGCAGACCTACTGCGTCGACATCTACAGCCCGACGCAGAAGGACGCCAAGTACCAGGAGACCCCCTGGAGCGGTACGTCGCTGAACGGGAACCCCGACGCGGGCCGGATCCGCTGGATCCTGCAGAACTCCTACCCGCAGGTCAACGACCTCGCCGCGCTGGCCGCGAAGGCGGGCGCGAGCGGCCTCACCCAGCAGGACGCGGCGGCCGGCACGCAGGTGGCGATCTGGCGGTACTCGGACGACGCCGACGTGGACGCCGTGGACCCCCAGGCGGAGAAGCTCGCCGACTATCTGCAGCGCAGCGCACGGGACCTGGCGGAGCCGGCCGCCTCCCTGGAACTGGATCCGCCCGCGGTCTCCGGTCATCCGGGTGAACTGCTCGGCCCGGTCACCGTGCGCACCAACGCGGCCGCCGTGACGGTGACGCCGCTCGCCGACGCCACGAGCGGGGTGAAGGTCGTCGGCCGGGACGGCAAGGAGATCACGTCCGCGGCCGACGGCAGCGAGCTGTTCTTCGATGTGGCCGAGGACGCCGCGGACGGTTCGGCCGCGCTGACGGTGCAGGCCTCGACCACCGTGCCGGTCGGGCGGGCCTTCGCCTCCGAGACCAGGAGCCAGACCCAGATCCTGGCCGGATCCAGCGAGTCGACGGTCTCCGCGGCGGCGACCGCGAACTGGGCCGCTGCCGGAGCGATACCGGCACTCTCCGCCGAGAAGAACTGCGCGGAGGGCGGTCTCGACGTCACAGCGGTGAACGAGGGCGACGAGGCGTTCACCTTCGAGCTGATGGGCGCCGAGCACACCGTCGAGGCAGGCGCGTCACAGACCGTGACGGTCCCGCTGCAGGAGGACCAGCCGTACGACTTCACGGTCGAGGGGCCGGGCGGTTACGAGAAGCGGTTCCAGGGAGTGCTCGACTGCCGGACGCAGAGCGGCGCCGCCGCCGACGAGACCGTCCGGACGCTGAACGAGCCGAGCCCCGCCACGGTCGGCGGCACGTCCGCCACGACCACCGACCTCGCCGAGACCGGCGCGTCGAGCGCCACCCCGGTGATAGCCGGGATCGCGATCGGCCTGGTCCTGATCGGCGGCGCGGCGGTGCTCTTCGTCCGCAAGAAGAAGACACCGACCCAGGACTGA